One window of the Eucalyptus grandis isolate ANBG69807.140 chromosome 8, ASM1654582v1, whole genome shotgun sequence genome contains the following:
- the LOC104438152 gene encoding PHD finger protein ALFIN-LIKE 4 — translation MDGGGQYNPRTVEEVFRDFKGRRAGMIKALTTDVEEFYQQCDPEKENLCLYGFPNEKWEVNLPAEEVPPELPEPALGINFARDGMQEKDWLSLVAVHSDAWLLSVAFYFGARFGFNKADRKNLFAMINDLPTIFEVVTGTVKKQTKEKISVSNHSSSKSKSGSKVRGSDSGKFTRTIQAKDEDDVVDGEDEEEHGDTLCGACGENYASDEFWICCDMCEKWFHGKCVKITPARAEHIKQYKCPSCSNKRVRT, via the exons ATGGATGGGGGAGGGCAGTACAACCCTCGGACTGTGGAGGAGGTGTTTAGGGATTTCAAGGGCCGTCGCGCTGGAATGATCAAGGCTCTGACCACTg ATGTTGAGGAATTCTATCAGCAGTGCGATCCTG AGAAGGAGAATCTGTGCCTGTATGGATTCCCTAATGAAAAATGGGAAGTTAATTTGCCTGCTGAAGAAGTGCCACCAGAGCTACCTGAGCCTGCACTTGGCATTAACTTTGCTAGGGATGGAATGCAAGAAAAGGACTGGTTATCCCTGGTTGCTGTACACAGTGATGCATGGTTACTTTCTGTGGCCTTTTATTTTGGTGCTAGATTTGGTTTTAACAAGGCTGACAG GAAGAACCTGTTCGCCATGATTAATGATCTCCCAACAATATTTGAAGTCGTAACTGGAACTGTCAAGAAACAGACAAAGGAGAAGATATCGGTTTCGAATCACAGTAGCAGCAAATCCAAGTCTGGCTCTAAAGTG CGAGGATCAGATTCAGGCAAATTCACAAGGACTATCCAAGCAAAGGATGAAGATGACGTGGTggacggagaagatgaagaagagcacGGGGATACTTTGTGTGGGGCCTGTGGGGAGAACTATGCTTCAGACGAGTTCTGGATCTGTTGTGACATGTGCGAGAAGTGGTTCCATGGGAAATGCGTGAAAATTACTCCCGCCAGGGCTGAGCACATCAAGCAGTACAAGTGTCCCTCCTGCAGCAATAAGAGAGTGCGTACTTGA